Proteins from a single region of Equus quagga isolate Etosha38 chromosome 18, UCLA_HA_Equagga_1.0, whole genome shotgun sequence:
- the SSX2IP gene encoding afadin- and alpha-actinin-binding protein isoform X1: MGDWMTVTDPGLSSESKNISQNTSETKMSPSSLYSQQVLCSSIPLSKNVHSFFSAFCTEQNIEQSISYLDQELTTFGFPSLYEESKGKDTKRELNIVAVLNCMNELLILQRKNLLAQENVETQNLKLGSDMDHLQSCYAKLKEQLETSRREMIGLQERDRQLQCKNRNLHQLLKNEKDEVQKLQNIIASRATQYNHDMKRKEREYNKLKERLHQLVMNKKDKKIAMEVLNYVGRADGKRGSWRTGKTEARNEDEMYKILLNDYEYRQKQILMENAELKKVLQQMKKEMISLLSPQKQKPRERADDGTGTVLSDVEEDAGELNRESIWDLSCETVREQLTNSIRKQWRILKSHVEKLDNQVSKVHLEGFNDEDVISRQDHEQETEKLELEIQQCKEMIKTQQQLLQQQLATACDDDTTSLLRDCYLLEEKERLKEEWSLFKEQKKNFEKERRSFTEAAIRLGLERKAFEEERASWLKQQFLNMTTFDHQNSENVKLFSAFSGSSDRDNLTVHSRPQQKKPHSVSNGSPACTSKLTKSLPASPSTSDFCQTRSCVSEHSSINVLNISPEESKPNQVGRECTNPKWSVASRPGAQEGCYSGCSVTCTNSHVEKDDLP, from the exons ATGGGAGATTGGATGACTGTTACAGATCCAGGTCTGTCTTCAG aaagcaaaaatatctCTCAAAATACCTCAGAAACAAAGATGTCTCCATCAAGTTTATACTCACAGCAAGTGCTATGTTCTTCAATACCTTTATCAAAAAATGTGCACAGTTTTTTCAGTGCCTTCTGCACAGAACAGAATATTGAACAAAGTATTTCATATCTGGATCAG GAATTGACTACTTTCGGGTTTCCTTCATTATATGAAGAATCCAAAGGTAAAGACACaaagagagaattaaatataGTTGCTGTTTTAAATTGTATGAATGAGCTACTTATACTTCAGCGGAAGAACCTTCTAGCTCAGGAAAATGTGGAAACACAGAATCTGAAACTGGGAAGTGATATGGACCATCTGCAGAGCTGCTATGCAAAACTTAAG GAACAACTGGAAACCTCCAGGAGAGAAATGATTGGGCTtcaggaaagagacagacagtTGCAATGCAAGAACCGGAATTTGCATCAgctactgaaaaatgaaaaagatgag GTACAGAAATTGCAAAATATCATTGCAAGTCGAGCTACTCAGTATAATCATGATATGAAGAGAAAAGAGCGTGAATACAATAAACTAAAGGAACGTCTACATCAGCTTGTTATGAAcaagaaggataaaaaaatag CTATGGAGGTTTTAAATTATGTGGGGAGAGCTGATGGAAAAAGAGGCTCCTGGAGGACTGGTAAAACGGAAGCCAG GAATGAAGATGAAATGTATAAAATTCTCTTGAATGATTATGAATATCGCCAGAAACAAATCCTAATGGAAAATGCTGAACTTAAGAAGGTTCTTCagcaaatgaaaaaggaaatgatttctcttctttctccccaaaagcaGAAACCTAGAGAAAGAGCAGATGATGGTACAGGAACT GTTCTCTCTGATGTTGAGGAAGATGCTGGGGAACTGAATAGAGAGAGTATCTGGGACCTTTCCTGTGAAACTGTGAGAGAGCAGCTTACAAACAGCATCAGGAAACAGTGGAGAATTTTGAAAAGTCATGTAGAAAAACTTGATAACCAAG TTTCAAAGGTACACCTAGAAGGTTTTAATGATGAAGATGTAATCTCACGACAAGACCATGAGCAAGAAACTGAGAAGCTCGAGTTAGAAATTCAGCAGTGTAAAGAGATGATTAAAACCCAGCAGCAGCTTCTACAG cAGCAGCTTGCTACTGCATGTGATGATGATACCACTTCACTGCTGCGAGACTGCTATTTGTTGGAAGAAAAGGAACGCCTCAAAGAAGAATGGTCCTTATTTAAAGagcaaaaaaagaattttgagaaagagAGACGAAGCTTTACAGAAGCCGCTATTCGGCTAGGATTGGAG AGAAAGGCATTTGAAGAAGAAAGAGCCAGTTGGTTAAAGCAACAGTTTTTAAATATGACTACCTTTGACCACCAGAACTCAGAAAATGTGAAACTTTTCAGTGCCTTCTCAGGAA gttcTGATCGGGACAATCTTACAGTGCACTCGAGGCCACAGCAGAAGAAGCCTCACAGTGTGTCTaatgggtctccagcttgcacaTCCAAACTTACGAAATCTCTTCCCGCTTCTCCTTCTACTTCAGACTTTTGCCAGACACGTTCCTGTGTGTCTGAACATAG
- the SSX2IP gene encoding afadin- and alpha-actinin-binding protein isoform X2: MGDWMTVTDPGLSSESKNISQNTSETKMSPSSLYSQQVLCSSIPLSKNVHSFFSAFCTEQNIEQSISYLDQELTTFGFPSLYEESKGKDTKRELNIVAVLNCMNELLILQRKNLLAQENVETQNLKLGSDMDHLQSCYAKLKEQLETSRREMIGLQERDRQLQCKNRNLHQLLKNEKDEVQKLQNIIASRATQYNHDMKRKEREYNKLKERLHQLVMNKKDKKIAMEVLNYVGRADGKRGSWRTGKTEARNEDEMYKILLNDYEYRQKQILMENAELKKVLQQMKKEMISLLSPQKQKPRERADDGTGTVLSDVEEDAGELNRESIWDLSCETVREQLTNSIRKQWRILKSHVEKLDNQVSKVHLEGFNDEDVISRQDHEQETEKLELEIQQCKEMIKTQQQLLQQLATACDDDTTSLLRDCYLLEEKERLKEEWSLFKEQKKNFEKERRSFTEAAIRLGLERKAFEEERASWLKQQFLNMTTFDHQNSENVKLFSAFSGSSDRDNLTVHSRPQQKKPHSVSNGSPACTSKLTKSLPASPSTSDFCQTRSCVSEHSSINVLNISPEESKPNQVGRECTNPKWSVASRPGAQEGCYSGCSVTCTNSHVEKDDLP, translated from the exons ATGGGAGATTGGATGACTGTTACAGATCCAGGTCTGTCTTCAG aaagcaaaaatatctCTCAAAATACCTCAGAAACAAAGATGTCTCCATCAAGTTTATACTCACAGCAAGTGCTATGTTCTTCAATACCTTTATCAAAAAATGTGCACAGTTTTTTCAGTGCCTTCTGCACAGAACAGAATATTGAACAAAGTATTTCATATCTGGATCAG GAATTGACTACTTTCGGGTTTCCTTCATTATATGAAGAATCCAAAGGTAAAGACACaaagagagaattaaatataGTTGCTGTTTTAAATTGTATGAATGAGCTACTTATACTTCAGCGGAAGAACCTTCTAGCTCAGGAAAATGTGGAAACACAGAATCTGAAACTGGGAAGTGATATGGACCATCTGCAGAGCTGCTATGCAAAACTTAAG GAACAACTGGAAACCTCCAGGAGAGAAATGATTGGGCTtcaggaaagagacagacagtTGCAATGCAAGAACCGGAATTTGCATCAgctactgaaaaatgaaaaagatgag GTACAGAAATTGCAAAATATCATTGCAAGTCGAGCTACTCAGTATAATCATGATATGAAGAGAAAAGAGCGTGAATACAATAAACTAAAGGAACGTCTACATCAGCTTGTTATGAAcaagaaggataaaaaaatag CTATGGAGGTTTTAAATTATGTGGGGAGAGCTGATGGAAAAAGAGGCTCCTGGAGGACTGGTAAAACGGAAGCCAG GAATGAAGATGAAATGTATAAAATTCTCTTGAATGATTATGAATATCGCCAGAAACAAATCCTAATGGAAAATGCTGAACTTAAGAAGGTTCTTCagcaaatgaaaaaggaaatgatttctcttctttctccccaaaagcaGAAACCTAGAGAAAGAGCAGATGATGGTACAGGAACT GTTCTCTCTGATGTTGAGGAAGATGCTGGGGAACTGAATAGAGAGAGTATCTGGGACCTTTCCTGTGAAACTGTGAGAGAGCAGCTTACAAACAGCATCAGGAAACAGTGGAGAATTTTGAAAAGTCATGTAGAAAAACTTGATAACCAAG TTTCAAAGGTACACCTAGAAGGTTTTAATGATGAAGATGTAATCTCACGACAAGACCATGAGCAAGAAACTGAGAAGCTCGAGTTAGAAATTCAGCAGTGTAAAGAGATGATTAAAACCCAGCAGCAGCTTCTACAG CAGCTTGCTACTGCATGTGATGATGATACCACTTCACTGCTGCGAGACTGCTATTTGTTGGAAGAAAAGGAACGCCTCAAAGAAGAATGGTCCTTATTTAAAGagcaaaaaaagaattttgagaaagagAGACGAAGCTTTACAGAAGCCGCTATTCGGCTAGGATTGGAG AGAAAGGCATTTGAAGAAGAAAGAGCCAGTTGGTTAAAGCAACAGTTTTTAAATATGACTACCTTTGACCACCAGAACTCAGAAAATGTGAAACTTTTCAGTGCCTTCTCAGGAA gttcTGATCGGGACAATCTTACAGTGCACTCGAGGCCACAGCAGAAGAAGCCTCACAGTGTGTCTaatgggtctccagcttgcacaTCCAAACTTACGAAATCTCTTCCCGCTTCTCCTTCTACTTCAGACTTTTGCCAGACACGTTCCTGTGTGTCTGAACATAG
- the SSX2IP gene encoding afadin- and alpha-actinin-binding protein isoform X3: MGDWMTVTDPESKNISQNTSETKMSPSSLYSQQVLCSSIPLSKNVHSFFSAFCTEQNIEQSISYLDQELTTFGFPSLYEESKGKDTKRELNIVAVLNCMNELLILQRKNLLAQENVETQNLKLGSDMDHLQSCYAKLKEQLETSRREMIGLQERDRQLQCKNRNLHQLLKNEKDEVQKLQNIIASRATQYNHDMKRKEREYNKLKERLHQLVMNKKDKKIAMEVLNYVGRADGKRGSWRTGKTEARNEDEMYKILLNDYEYRQKQILMENAELKKVLQQMKKEMISLLSPQKQKPRERADDGTGTVLSDVEEDAGELNRESIWDLSCETVREQLTNSIRKQWRILKSHVEKLDNQVSKVHLEGFNDEDVISRQDHEQETEKLELEIQQCKEMIKTQQQLLQQQLATACDDDTTSLLRDCYLLEEKERLKEEWSLFKEQKKNFEKERRSFTEAAIRLGLERKAFEEERASWLKQQFLNMTTFDHQNSENVKLFSAFSGSSDRDNLTVHSRPQQKKPHSVSNGSPACTSKLTKSLPASPSTSDFCQTRSCVSEHSSINVLNISPEESKPNQVGRECTNPKWSVASRPGAQEGCYSGCSVTCTNSHVEKDDLP; this comes from the exons ATGGGAGATTGGATGACTGTTACAGATCCAG aaagcaaaaatatctCTCAAAATACCTCAGAAACAAAGATGTCTCCATCAAGTTTATACTCACAGCAAGTGCTATGTTCTTCAATACCTTTATCAAAAAATGTGCACAGTTTTTTCAGTGCCTTCTGCACAGAACAGAATATTGAACAAAGTATTTCATATCTGGATCAG GAATTGACTACTTTCGGGTTTCCTTCATTATATGAAGAATCCAAAGGTAAAGACACaaagagagaattaaatataGTTGCTGTTTTAAATTGTATGAATGAGCTACTTATACTTCAGCGGAAGAACCTTCTAGCTCAGGAAAATGTGGAAACACAGAATCTGAAACTGGGAAGTGATATGGACCATCTGCAGAGCTGCTATGCAAAACTTAAG GAACAACTGGAAACCTCCAGGAGAGAAATGATTGGGCTtcaggaaagagacagacagtTGCAATGCAAGAACCGGAATTTGCATCAgctactgaaaaatgaaaaagatgag GTACAGAAATTGCAAAATATCATTGCAAGTCGAGCTACTCAGTATAATCATGATATGAAGAGAAAAGAGCGTGAATACAATAAACTAAAGGAACGTCTACATCAGCTTGTTATGAAcaagaaggataaaaaaatag CTATGGAGGTTTTAAATTATGTGGGGAGAGCTGATGGAAAAAGAGGCTCCTGGAGGACTGGTAAAACGGAAGCCAG GAATGAAGATGAAATGTATAAAATTCTCTTGAATGATTATGAATATCGCCAGAAACAAATCCTAATGGAAAATGCTGAACTTAAGAAGGTTCTTCagcaaatgaaaaaggaaatgatttctcttctttctccccaaaagcaGAAACCTAGAGAAAGAGCAGATGATGGTACAGGAACT GTTCTCTCTGATGTTGAGGAAGATGCTGGGGAACTGAATAGAGAGAGTATCTGGGACCTTTCCTGTGAAACTGTGAGAGAGCAGCTTACAAACAGCATCAGGAAACAGTGGAGAATTTTGAAAAGTCATGTAGAAAAACTTGATAACCAAG TTTCAAAGGTACACCTAGAAGGTTTTAATGATGAAGATGTAATCTCACGACAAGACCATGAGCAAGAAACTGAGAAGCTCGAGTTAGAAATTCAGCAGTGTAAAGAGATGATTAAAACCCAGCAGCAGCTTCTACAG cAGCAGCTTGCTACTGCATGTGATGATGATACCACTTCACTGCTGCGAGACTGCTATTTGTTGGAAGAAAAGGAACGCCTCAAAGAAGAATGGTCCTTATTTAAAGagcaaaaaaagaattttgagaaagagAGACGAAGCTTTACAGAAGCCGCTATTCGGCTAGGATTGGAG AGAAAGGCATTTGAAGAAGAAAGAGCCAGTTGGTTAAAGCAACAGTTTTTAAATATGACTACCTTTGACCACCAGAACTCAGAAAATGTGAAACTTTTCAGTGCCTTCTCAGGAA gttcTGATCGGGACAATCTTACAGTGCACTCGAGGCCACAGCAGAAGAAGCCTCACAGTGTGTCTaatgggtctccagcttgcacaTCCAAACTTACGAAATCTCTTCCCGCTTCTCCTTCTACTTCAGACTTTTGCCAGACACGTTCCTGTGTGTCTGAACATAG